A window of the Acidimicrobiales bacterium genome harbors these coding sequences:
- a CDS encoding HAMP domain-containing sensor histidine kinase: MSRFTTLRSRLLLSMLLLVSVVVATGLIAVRLLTPLLFDRGLHAGNVAGLQRGRGPVVSSEIEAAYDTALTQSVLIAGAVGLVTATMLALVFGRLLLRRLGPMQVAATRLASGDYDHCVDVPPEAELADLARSINTLGTSLAKTEESRARLMSDVAHELRNPLTTIEGYLEGLIDGVLTPDAETLGEIADEAHRMKRITEDLSFMSKAEEGAATYQMALLDLAELARKAAARIQQACEAKGLTLVVVADNAVPAHGDALRLAQVLDNLLQNAVAHTPPGGTVTVEARRSTDGSEVAVVDTGDGLAPDQQQIIFERFVRFREGPGLGIGLNIARSIASGHHGQLTAESAGPGSGSTFRLVLPTAV; this comes from the coding sequence ATGAGCCGGTTCACCACGCTGCGAAGTCGGCTGCTCCTTTCGATGCTCCTGCTCGTGAGTGTCGTCGTCGCAACCGGGCTGATCGCCGTGCGGCTGTTGACGCCGTTGTTGTTCGATCGTGGTCTCCATGCGGGGAACGTTGCCGGACTGCAGCGAGGCCGAGGGCCGGTCGTGTCGAGCGAGATCGAGGCCGCCTATGACACCGCGCTGACCCAGTCGGTGCTGATTGCGGGTGCCGTCGGACTCGTCACGGCCACGATGCTCGCCCTGGTGTTCGGCCGGCTGCTCCTGCGCCGCCTCGGTCCGATGCAGGTGGCGGCCACCCGACTTGCCTCCGGCGACTATGACCACTGCGTTGACGTCCCACCGGAGGCCGAGCTGGCCGACCTTGCCCGTTCGATCAACACGCTCGGAACGTCGCTGGCGAAGACCGAGGAGTCGCGGGCCCGGTTGATGTCCGACGTCGCACACGAACTCCGGAATCCCCTCACCACCATCGAGGGGTACCTCGAAGGACTGATCGACGGCGTCCTCACCCCCGATGCAGAAACGCTTGGCGAGATCGCCGACGAAGCGCACCGGATGAAGCGCATCACCGAGGACCTCTCCTTCATGTCGAAGGCCGAGGAGGGAGCGGCGACGTACCAGATGGCGTTGCTCGATCTGGCGGAGCTGGCGAGGAAGGCGGCAGCGCGCATCCAACAGGCGTGCGAGGCCAAGGGGCTGACGCTCGTCGTCGTCGCCGACAACGCCGTGCCCGCCCACGGCGACGCGCTCCGCCTGGCCCAGGTCCTCGACAACCTCCTCCAGAACGCGGTGGCCCACACGCCACCCGGCGGGACGGTCACGGTCGAAGCCCGTCGATCCACCGACGGAAGCGAGGTCGCGGTGGTCGACACCGGCGACGGTCTCGCTCCCGACCAGCAGCAGATCATCTTCGAGCGGTTCGTGCGCTTCCGTGAAGGCCCGGGGCTCGGGATCGGGTTGAACATCGCCCGTTCGATCGCGTCGGGCCATCACGGTCAGCTGACCGCCGAGAGCGCCGGGCCCGGGAGCGGGTCCACGTTCCGGCTCGTGCTCCCGACGGCGGTCTGA
- a CDS encoding response regulator transcription factor, which yields MATATSILVVDDEGPIRKLISKYVEAEGWAAITATTGVEAVAAVRERRPDVVILDVVMPELDGIEALRQIRSFSDVYVIMLTARAEETDRLIGLAVGADDYLSKPFSPRELVARIKAVLRRPRADRPTPDAVLGGNGLDIDVEQRRVRVDDAACETTALEFDLLVALAEQPGRVFSRRQLLERVWGWDYIGDERVVDVHVRNLRKALGDNATNPRWIGTVRNVGYRFVSDHG from the coding sequence GTGGCCACTGCTACCTCCATCCTGGTTGTCGATGATGAGGGCCCGATCCGCAAACTCATCAGCAAGTACGTCGAGGCCGAAGGGTGGGCCGCGATCACCGCAACCACCGGGGTCGAGGCGGTGGCTGCCGTACGCGAGCGCCGACCCGACGTCGTCATCCTCGACGTCGTGATGCCCGAACTGGACGGCATCGAGGCGCTGCGCCAGATCCGCAGCTTCTCCGATGTCTACGTGATCATGCTGACGGCTCGGGCCGAGGAAACGGATCGGCTCATCGGGCTGGCGGTCGGCGCCGACGACTACCTGTCGAAGCCATTCAGCCCCCGAGAACTGGTCGCCAGGATCAAAGCCGTCCTGCGCCGACCGAGAGCAGACCGTCCGACACCCGATGCCGTGCTCGGTGGCAACGGTCTCGACATCGATGTCGAGCAGCGCCGGGTCCGCGTCGACGACGCCGCCTGCGAGACCACGGCGCTCGAGTTCGATCTCCTCGTTGCCCTCGCCGAGCAGCCCGGTCGGGTGTTCTCCCGGCGCCAGCTGCTCGAGCGGGTCTGGGGATGGGACTACATCGGCGACGAGCGTGTCGTCGACGTTCACGTCCGAAATCTGCGCAAGGCGCTCGGGGACAATGCGACGAATCCCCGGTGGATCGGCACGGTGCGCAACGTCGGCTACCGGTTCGTCAGTGACCACGGATGA
- a CDS encoding DUF2202 domain-containing protein: MFTSTLTPAIALTLALTAGACTTPDVGASGADPVTTVAAETVDDATLTAATSSQPVSLSDALDAYPVADLTEEEIAGLVYMREEEKLAYDVYVTLYDQWGLNVFSNISKAETTHQEWVAELLDRYGIADPATTLAVGEFSDPVLQSLYDDLVARGLVSEVEALMVGALIEELDIEDLRDRASTNADIALVYAELERGSRNHLRAFVRQLDRVGVDYEPVYLDADAYDAIVSTDTERGGALSEGSMHESGGHGNGGGQGHGNGQGQGNGGNGRRNG; the protein is encoded by the coding sequence ATGTTCACATCGACGCTCACCCCCGCCATCGCACTCACGCTGGCCCTGACCGCCGGCGCCTGTACGACCCCCGACGTCGGTGCCAGCGGTGCCGACCCCGTCACCACCGTGGCGGCCGAGACTGTCGATGACGCCACGCTGACCGCTGCCACCTCGTCCCAGCCGGTGTCGTTGAGCGATGCTCTCGACGCCTACCCGGTGGCCGACCTGACCGAGGAGGAGATCGCCGGGCTGGTCTACATGCGGGAGGAGGAGAAGCTCGCCTACGACGTCTACGTCACGCTCTACGACCAGTGGGGTCTGAACGTGTTCAGCAACATCTCGAAAGCCGAAACCACTCACCAGGAATGGGTGGCCGAACTCCTCGATCGCTACGGCATCGCTGACCCGGCGACCACGCTGGCGGTCGGCGAGTTCTCCGACCCCGTGCTGCAGTCGCTGTATGACGACCTGGTCGCCCGCGGCTTGGTCTCCGAGGTCGAGGCCCTCATGGTGGGCGCTCTCATCGAAGAACTCGACATCGAGGACCTGCGGGATCGGGCCAGCACCAATGCCGACATCGCCCTCGTGTACGCCGAGCTGGAGCGGGGATCTCGTAACCATCTGCGAGCCTTCGTGCGGCAGCTCGACCGGGTCGGCGTCGACTACGAGCCGGTGTATCTCGACGCCGACGCCTACGACGCCATCGTCTCCACCGATACCGAGCGTGGTGGCGCCCTCTCCGAAGGCTCGATGCACGAGAGCGGCGGACACGGCAACGGCGGTGGCCAGGGACACGGCAACGGTCAGGGCCAGGGCAACGGCGGCAACGGTCGCCGCAACGGCTGA
- a CDS encoding SDR family oxidoreductase, producing MTAAPSHLVGRTVIVTGAAGGFGRLVSQKAAAREAHLVCCDLDQERLDELVGEIRDAGGSAITAVADVTDLAAMKAVVATAVDQFGEVDVMVNNAGVMPLAFFSDHEAAADAWSRCIDINIKGVLNGMIAVYDQMSSQGRGHVVNVSSIYGNFPVVGAAVYGATKAAVNMMSEAFRVETQGQIKVTIVKPTGVPGTGLGGGVINPAAITGILGQNTAEYLGVMQALREGTAGAEALDADDPAYAALEPVYIADAILHAIDQPWGVAIGDITVRATGDRYIL from the coding sequence ATGACTGCAGCTCCCTCCCATCTCGTAGGCCGAACCGTCATCGTCACCGGCGCTGCCGGCGGGTTCGGGCGCCTGGTATCGCAGAAGGCAGCGGCCCGTGAAGCGCACCTGGTGTGTTGCGACCTCGATCAGGAGCGGCTCGACGAACTGGTCGGCGAGATCCGCGACGCCGGGGGCTCGGCCATCACCGCAGTTGCCGACGTGACCGACCTCGCCGCCATGAAGGCGGTGGTCGCGACCGCCGTCGATCAGTTCGGTGAGGTCGACGTCATGGTCAACAACGCCGGGGTCATGCCGCTCGCCTTCTTCTCCGATCACGAGGCGGCCGCCGACGCGTGGAGCCGATGTATCGACATCAACATCAAGGGCGTCTTGAACGGCATGATCGCCGTGTACGACCAGATGTCGAGCCAGGGGCGTGGCCACGTCGTCAACGTGTCGTCGATCTACGGCAACTTCCCGGTTGTCGGCGCTGCGGTCTACGGCGCCACCAAGGCGGCGGTCAACATGATGTCGGAGGCGTTCCGCGTCGAGACCCAAGGCCAGATCAAGGTCACGATCGTCAAGCCGACGGGCGTTCCGGGCACCGGATTGGGCGGCGGGGTCATCAACCCGGCGGCGATCACCGGCATCCTCGGGCAGAACACCGCCGAGTACCTGGGCGTGATGCAGGCACTACGCGAAGGGACCGCCGGCGCCGAGGCACTCGACGCCGACGATCCGGCCTACGCCGCTCTCGAACCCGTGTACATCGCCGACGCCATCCTCCACGCCATCGACCAACCGTGGGGTGTGGCCATCGGTGACATCACGGTGCGGGCGACGGGCGACCGCTACATCCTCTGA
- a CDS encoding fasciclin domain-containing protein — MRLTISVVMTLALLLAACGSDASDISSAVDDASSEVSDQIEGADTEALSDDVSNAGQQLQSQIQEADLSTLYTAMDLVGFDQISTAEAFTFFAPNDSAFSAMSADEMADLLADPDALRQVLEDHYLDTTVMAADLATTPSATSAGGLELVFDTSGDTPTVNGIEIVRSDITLENGVVHIIDGVLMDADA; from the coding sequence ATGCGTTTGACCATTTCCGTCGTGATGACCCTCGCCCTCCTCCTCGCCGCTTGCGGATCCGATGCCAGCGACATCAGCTCGGCGGTCGACGATGCCTCGAGCGAAGTGAGTGATCAGATCGAAGGGGCCGACACCGAGGCGCTCAGCGACGACGTGTCCAACGCCGGTCAGCAGCTGCAGTCGCAGATCCAGGAGGCCGACCTTTCGACGCTGTACACCGCCATGGATCTCGTCGGCTTCGATCAGATCAGCACCGCCGAGGCCTTCACCTTCTTCGCTCCCAACGACAGCGCCTTCTCGGCCATGAGCGCCGACGAAATGGCCGATCTGCTCGCCGACCCCGATGCCCTCCGCCAGGTGCTCGAGGACCACTACCTCGACACCACCGTGATGGCCGCCGACTTGGCGACCACACCCAGTGCGACGAGTGCCGGCGGCCTCGAGCTGGTCTTCGACACCTCTGGCGACACCCCGACGGTCAACGGCATCGAGATCGTGCGCAGCGACATCACCCTCGAGAACGGCGTGGTCCACATCATCGACGGTGTGCTCATGGATGCCGACGCATGA
- a CDS encoding ABC transporter ATP-binding protein — MIPSGSVIEAEGLAKHFGETKALKSLTLTVKPGEIVGVIGPSGSGKTTAVRLVIGAYEPTAGSLRLWGTPVDQLSTSVKANIGYLPQHPALLPHLSINENLHLHASLVGLSAFKRSDRFADMLELVDLAGAGKTKVAAASGGMKRRAALAAALVHDPQLIVLDEPTAGIDPVLRQQLWEHFEHLASEGRTLLITTQYVGEARYCDRVAVIVEGELVAFETPKGLRHRVFGGDVIDIEFDREVPSDQLARIAELPGVRSAPEITGRRSVSVVTDSAGEVIALIGPLLIEAGCPATSLEERIVDFDAMFVELVRTSASKPLAMRP; from the coding sequence ATGATCCCGTCGGGTTCGGTGATCGAGGCCGAGGGGCTCGCCAAGCACTTCGGCGAGACGAAGGCGTTGAAGTCGCTCACACTCACGGTCAAGCCCGGCGAGATCGTCGGTGTGATCGGGCCCAGTGGCTCGGGAAAGACCACCGCTGTTCGACTGGTGATCGGCGCCTACGAACCAACGGCGGGCAGTCTTCGGCTGTGGGGGACGCCCGTCGATCAGCTGTCCACCAGTGTCAAGGCGAACATCGGCTATCTGCCGCAGCATCCGGCGCTGCTGCCCCATCTCTCGATCAACGAGAACCTGCACCTGCACGCCTCGCTCGTCGGGCTCAGCGCATTCAAGCGATCCGATCGCTTCGCCGACATGCTCGAGCTGGTCGACCTGGCGGGTGCCGGGAAGACCAAGGTCGCTGCCGCCTCCGGCGGGATGAAGCGCCGGGCTGCCCTGGCGGCGGCCCTCGTGCACGATCCGCAACTGATCGTGCTCGACGAGCCGACCGCCGGCATCGACCCCGTACTGCGCCAGCAGCTCTGGGAACACTTCGAGCACCTGGCCAGCGAAGGCCGCACGCTCCTGATCACCACCCAGTACGTCGGTGAGGCCCGCTACTGCGATCGGGTTGCCGTGATCGTCGAAGGTGAACTCGTCGCGTTCGAGACACCGAAGGGCCTTCGGCACCGGGTCTTCGGCGGCGATGTGATCGACATCGAGTTCGACCGAGAAGTGCCGAGCGACCAACTCGCTCGCATCGCTGAACTCCCCGGCGTGCGCTCGGCCCCTGAGATCACCGGACGACGGAGCGTCAGCGTTGTCACCGACAGCGCCGGCGAGGTCATCGCCCTGATCGGCCCGCTCCTGATCGAGGCAGGCTGCCCGGCGACATCGCTCGAGGAGCGCATCGTCGACTTCGACGCCATGTTCGTTGAGTTGGTTCGCACGTCGGCGAGCAAACCGTTGGCGATGCGGCCATGA
- a CDS encoding ABC transporter permease — protein sequence MRWLIGFSGLARRELKTTLTQPRLLLVLVLGPFAILLLFGGGYRNETISLRTMFVTPENEELRAQIVDNQDSFADYVVPVGFTDDLVAAQEQLRNDEVDIVVVFPPDPEEKIRAGERVEIAVLHDKIDPIQLAAVDIASEVAVAQINAAVVTEIVRVGQSELDAEGSQVQELLDLSDRLDRATAARSDAEIEELSVELDQRLTTAALAADTSSRLLAVTGEDARTADEREQLAQLQSDLDEASMTLATIRRDPAAQDAPQRAVELNSTIQELSGPLEELRSIPAEVLVRPFDQDTESIVGRWISPVDFFVPSAIALLIQHAALTFAALTIVGDRDLGIMEHYQVSSTPPSAILLGKAVAFVLVGGVLAAALVTLVRYALGVKIEGTIWSLVAVFVLLLAAAVAVGLVLSMLSRSDTQAVQFAMLTLLASMFFGGFFLSLDALRYPFKGVSWILPVTYAIRGLQDVILRGQAPNPIDLAGLGAITVVAAMVAWLLLRREVRPA from the coding sequence ATGAGGTGGCTCATCGGGTTCTCGGGTCTCGCCCGCCGAGAACTGAAGACGACCCTCACCCAGCCGCGGCTGCTGCTCGTCCTCGTGCTCGGTCCGTTCGCGATCCTCCTGCTCTTCGGCGGTGGCTACCGCAACGAGACCATCAGTCTCCGCACGATGTTCGTCACACCCGAAAACGAGGAGCTGCGGGCACAGATCGTCGACAACCAGGACAGCTTCGCCGACTACGTGGTTCCTGTCGGCTTCACCGATGACCTCGTCGCCGCCCAAGAACAGTTGCGCAACGACGAGGTCGACATCGTGGTGGTGTTCCCGCCCGATCCCGAGGAGAAGATCCGGGCCGGCGAGCGGGTCGAGATCGCCGTGTTGCACGACAAGATCGACCCGATCCAGCTCGCAGCGGTCGACATCGCCTCGGAGGTCGCCGTTGCCCAGATCAATGCCGCCGTCGTGACCGAGATCGTACGGGTGGGCCAGAGCGAACTCGATGCCGAGGGATCCCAGGTCCAGGAATTGCTCGACCTGTCCGATCGCCTCGACCGTGCCACCGCCGCCCGTTCCGACGCCGAGATCGAGGAGCTGTCGGTCGAACTCGACCAGCGGCTGACGACGGCGGCGTTGGCCGCCGACACCTCGTCACGGCTCCTGGCCGTCACCGGCGAGGACGCACGAACGGCCGATGAGCGAGAACAGCTCGCCCAGCTGCAGTCGGACCTGGATGAAGCCAGCATGACCCTGGCCACGATCCGTCGGGACCCGGCAGCCCAGGATGCACCGCAGCGTGCCGTCGAGCTGAACTCGACCATCCAGGAGCTGTCCGGGCCGCTCGAGGAGTTGCGAAGCATCCCGGCCGAGGTCCTGGTCCGCCCGTTCGATCAGGACACCGAGAGCATCGTCGGCCGCTGGATCTCCCCGGTCGACTTCTTCGTCCCCTCCGCGATCGCCTTGCTGATCCAGCACGCTGCGCTGACCTTCGCTGCCCTCACCATCGTCGGCGATCGTGATCTGGGGATCATGGAGCACTACCAGGTGAGCTCCACTCCCCCGTCGGCCATTCTGCTCGGCAAGGCCGTGGCATTCGTGCTCGTCGGGGGTGTGCTGGCGGCTGCTCTCGTCACCCTCGTGAGGTACGCCCTGGGGGTCAAGATCGAAGGAACGATCTGGTCGCTCGTTGCCGTCTTCGTCCTCCTCCTGGCCGCAGCGGTCGCCGTCGGTCTCGTGTTGTCGATGCTCTCTCGCTCGGACACCCAGGCGGTGCAGTTCGCGATGCTCACCCTCCTTGCCAGCATGTTCTTCGGTGGCTTCTTCCTGAGCCTTGATGCGCTGCGGTACCCGTTCAAGGGCGTGTCCTGGATCCTCCCCGTCACCTACGCCATTCGAGGGCTCCAAGACGTGATCCTTCGGGGACAGGCGCCGAACCCAATCGACCTCGCCGGTCTCGGCGCCATCACGGTTGTTGCCGCAATGGTGGCCTGGCTGCTCCTACGCCGGGAGGTTCGGCCGGCGTGA
- a CDS encoding AI-2E family transporter → MTDPQAVPSPPPTVEANLTLAVLAKLGLFVVGTVVVIAAIGRAQQLLALVIMAGVLSAVVAPLVDWLGRALARPAATLVVHLVAFIVLVTVTSLVVSDIRTESEHLETYASEQLAELGDGVAPIAFSRADLSRRAADATASWGTTAVLGDDAATGIAVRASQLVVIVVLSVFFSLQGDRVIDAMVQRSSDRDRRRQLRTIWSDAVDAGARQLRHALAHGTVVGIIALVVTRSFGLPGATLLAFWAAVVSLVPVLGPVVGWMPAVVVAGLSEGWRPALTMAAVAIVTVVVSSRARAATAPPFRVGPLLAVVGIACGVNAAGLPGAATGLFLVTAGAYAAAHHWSSVAELAAERHADGAVERPPAGHRQTEPVEQTNDADRAPRVYVDISSTTLLRVGALVVFAVMFQLSLASAGAIVIWVAVGLLIAVGLDRPVSWAERRLHAPRAAIVVAGAIAVATALAGLGWASGGDLGSVGSLDDDLPQLAASLGDLPVVGGRLSELDIEGAVADFQRRAPSLIDRSPVAGQAIGFVGGGVVALFWIVATVLTALIDGPRVISAIDRRITARYTRQVRRLATSARDALAGYVAGSALVAAINGSLIGAMAALVGVPMPLMLAVWAFSWNFVPQIGAIIGWAPVLILAIVLHPIAGLGCVAFFVIYQLLENNLVQPAIVGHAVDISALAALGAALAGGAIAGLIGAVLAIPIVGVLHALRTEWSSDDFPRLRPRPAVA, encoded by the coding sequence GTGACCGATCCCCAGGCGGTCCCATCGCCGCCGCCGACGGTCGAAGCGAACCTCACGCTCGCCGTGCTCGCAAAGCTCGGACTGTTCGTCGTCGGGACGGTGGTGGTGATCGCCGCCATCGGGCGGGCCCAACAGTTGTTGGCGCTCGTGATCATGGCCGGCGTGCTGTCGGCCGTGGTGGCACCGCTGGTCGACTGGCTCGGCCGGGCGCTCGCTCGGCCGGCGGCCACCCTCGTCGTCCACCTGGTCGCGTTCATCGTGCTCGTGACCGTGACGTCACTGGTCGTCTCCGACATTCGCACCGAATCCGAGCATCTCGAGACCTACGCGAGCGAACAGCTGGCCGAACTCGGCGACGGGGTCGCCCCGATCGCGTTCAGCCGAGCCGATCTGAGTCGACGTGCGGCCGACGCCACGGCGTCGTGGGGTACGACGGCCGTGCTCGGCGATGATGCAGCCACCGGCATCGCCGTGCGGGCCTCGCAACTGGTCGTGATCGTGGTGTTGAGTGTGTTCTTCTCCCTTCAGGGCGATCGGGTGATCGACGCGATGGTGCAGCGCAGCAGCGATCGCGATCGCCGACGCCAGCTGCGAACGATCTGGTCTGATGCCGTCGATGCCGGGGCACGGCAACTCCGTCATGCGCTGGCCCATGGCACGGTGGTTGGCATCATTGCGCTGGTCGTCACCCGCTCGTTCGGGCTTCCCGGCGCCACGCTGCTCGCCTTCTGGGCTGCGGTCGTGTCGCTGGTTCCCGTGCTGGGACCGGTGGTCGGGTGGATGCCGGCTGTCGTCGTCGCCGGCCTGAGCGAGGGTTGGCGGCCGGCGCTCACCATGGCCGCCGTCGCCATCGTCACCGTGGTCGTGTCCAGCCGAGCGAGAGCGGCAACGGCTCCTCCCTTTCGCGTCGGACCGCTTCTCGCCGTCGTCGGCATCGCCTGTGGTGTGAATGCTGCCGGGCTTCCCGGTGCGGCAACGGGGCTGTTCCTGGTGACGGCAGGTGCCTACGCCGCCGCCCATCACTGGTCGAGCGTTGCCGAGCTTGCTGCGGAACGCCACGCCGATGGCGCCGTCGAACGCCCGCCGGCCGGCCATCGTCAGACCGAGCCGGTCGAACAGACCAACGACGCCGACCGGGCACCCCGGGTGTATGTCGACATCTCATCGACAACGTTGCTTCGAGTCGGCGCGCTCGTGGTATTTGCCGTCATGTTCCAGCTGTCGTTGGCGTCGGCCGGTGCCATCGTGATCTGGGTGGCGGTCGGTTTGCTCATCGCCGTTGGACTGGATCGACCGGTCAGCTGGGCCGAGCGACGCCTCCACGCGCCTCGGGCGGCCATCGTCGTGGCCGGAGCGATCGCCGTTGCGACTGCGCTCGCCGGTCTCGGGTGGGCATCGGGCGGCGACCTCGGCAGCGTCGGCTCACTCGATGACGATCTCCCTCAGCTTGCGGCGTCACTCGGTGACCTGCCAGTGGTCGGGGGTCGTCTCTCGGAGTTGGACATCGAAGGGGCCGTCGCCGACTTCCAGCGGCGTGCACCGTCATTGATCGACCGCTCCCCTGTCGCCGGACAGGCGATCGGCTTCGTCGGTGGAGGTGTCGTCGCCCTGTTCTGGATCGTCGCCACGGTGTTGACGGCACTCATCGACGGGCCCCGCGTGATCTCGGCCATCGACCGCCGGATCACTGCTCGCTACACCCGTCAGGTGCGCCGGCTCGCCACCTCGGCCCGCGATGCCCTGGCGGGCTACGTCGCCGGCTCGGCCCTCGTTGCGGCGATCAACGGCTCGCTGATCGGCGCGATGGCAGCGCTCGTCGGCGTGCCGATGCCGCTCATGCTCGCGGTCTGGGCCTTCTCATGGAACTTCGTGCCACAAATCGGCGCCATCATCGGCTGGGCCCCAGTGCTCATCTTGGCCATCGTCCTCCACCCGATCGCGGGACTGGGGTGCGTCGCCTTCTTCGTGATCTACCAGCTGCTGGAGAACAACCTCGTGCAACCGGCCATCGTCGGGCACGCCGTCGACATCTCGGCCCTTGCTGCGCTCGGCGCGGCACTGGCCGGAGGCGCAATCGCGGGCCTCATCGGTGCGGTGCTCGCCATCCCGATCGTCGGTGTGCTCCACGCGTTGCGCACCGAGTGGTCGAGCGACGACTTCCCCCGCCTGCGGCCACGACCCGCTGTGGCATGA
- a CDS encoding pyridoxamine 5'-phosphate oxidase family protein gives MPKLTATEVRELLTEPGILVRIGTVDDNGYPRVVPTWFILVDDDIVFTPRSPAAFLANIRRDHRVGLSIDEDALPYRKLTVQGDARIVHEAGEDDEWRDLYRSIAKRYVGEESADAYVDNTIDQPRALIAVSLANSTTSTWRMPVEGESGTGIWARRYYGDGTIMAKRADGRD, from the coding sequence ATGCCCAAGCTCACAGCGACCGAAGTCCGCGAACTCCTCACCGAACCGGGAATCCTGGTGCGGATCGGCACGGTTGACGACAACGGCTATCCCCGTGTGGTCCCCACGTGGTTCATCCTCGTCGACGACGACATCGTCTTCACCCCACGCTCGCCGGCCGCCTTTCTCGCCAACATTCGCCGCGATCACCGGGTCGGGCTCTCGATCGACGAGGACGCGCTTCCGTATCGCAAGCTCACCGTGCAGGGCGATGCTCGCATCGTTCACGAAGCGGGCGAGGACGACGAGTGGCGGGACCTTTACCGGAGCATCGCCAAGCGCTACGTCGGTGAGGAATCTGCCGATGCGTACGTCGACAACACCATCGACCAGCCGCGGGCGTTGATCGCCGTTTCGCTCGCCAACTCGACCACCTCGACCTGGCGCATGCCAGTCGAAGGCGAATCCGGCACCGGGATCTGGGCTCGCCGGTACTACGGCGACGGCACGATCATGGCAAAGCGCGCCGATGGTCGAGATTGA
- a CDS encoding maleylpyruvate isomerase family mycothiol-dependent enzyme, which yields MLDRTALLDSIATDCATIAAIARTDGDSAPIAHCGGWTVSGVVAHLGDVHRWATGIVTTGHPPEVDIDHVPDGELVAWFEAGAAALLRTLRDTDPESRCWTFGLPPGNAGFWTRRQALEAVVHRFDVESAVRPPSPIPTELAVMGIDEVANFLFDRQVGLERTAALDGLVSLEATDAGITLQLGASGAGTATISGRSEDLLLMLWRRPHGQLARSGDSGLLAAFDAAALTP from the coding sequence ATGCTCGACCGCACGGCTCTTCTCGACTCCATCGCCACCGATTGTGCAACCATCGCCGCCATCGCCAGAACCGACGGCGACTCCGCACCGATCGCCCATTGCGGCGGTTGGACGGTGAGCGGCGTGGTCGCACACCTGGGCGATGTCCACCGCTGGGCGACGGGCATCGTGACCACCGGTCATCCGCCGGAGGTCGACATCGATCACGTTCCCGACGGCGAGCTCGTTGCCTGGTTCGAGGCCGGCGCCGCCGCCCTGCTGCGAACGCTCCGAGACACCGATCCCGAGTCGCGGTGTTGGACCTTCGGGCTCCCACCGGGAAACGCCGGCTTCTGGACTCGGCGACAGGCGTTGGAAGCAGTGGTGCATCGCTTCGACGTGGAGTCGGCCGTTCGTCCGCCGTCGCCCATCCCGACCGAGTTGGCAGTGATGGGGATCGACGAGGTGGCCAACTTCCTGTTCGACCGCCAGGTCGGACTCGAGCGCACCGCAGCACTCGACGGGTTGGTGTCGCTCGAGGCCACCGATGCGGGGATCACCCTCCAGCTCGGCGCCTCGGGTGCCGGCACCGCCACGATCTCCGGTCGCAGTGAAGACCTGCTGTTGATGCTGTGGCGCCGGCCTCATGGCCAGCTCGCTCGGTCGGGCGACAGCGGCCTGCTCGCTGCGTTCGACGCTGCTGCGCTCACGCCGTGA